From the Candidatus Terasakiella magnetica genome, the window ATATTCCCTCTATGGAATATTTTATAACAGCTTGTTTTAATTGAATAATTAGCTAGGAACGTGAATCTCCTTTTAGTATAATGTTTACAACATAAGGAGACAGAATCATGGTCAGAGCAGCCGTATACGCGAGGTATTCATCGGAATTACAACGCGCACAATCTATCGAAGACCAACTGGAAAGTTGTCGTCGCTATATTAAGTCAAAAGGCTTTGACCTTGTTGGAACCTACGAAGATGCTGCCGTATCTGGTTCATCAATCCATGGGCGTAAAGGCTTTCAAAATCTAAAAGCCGATGCAGATAACAATAAGTTCGATATCGTTGTTGCTGAATCTGTAGACCGGTTTGCTCGTAACTTGGCAGACGTCTCATCACTTAATGATGAATTCAATTTCTTGGGTATCAAACTCCACACAGTTTCAAATGGTGAACTATCATCACTGATAATCGGCATCATGGGTGGTATTGCTCAAAACCAGCTGGAAGAAATCAGAGTCAAAACCATCCGTGGGCAACGTGGCAAAGTTTTAGAGGGCTTAAGTGCTGGTGGTATCGCATATGGTTATAAGCAAAAGCCTGATGGTGAAAAAGGCGAACGAGAAATCGAACCTTACGAAGCTGAAATCGTTAAACGTATTTTCACTTCATATTTAAACGGTATGTCACCACGCAAAATTGCAGCCACTTTAAATGAAGAAGGCATCCCTGGGCCAAGCAACCGAGATTGGCAGGACACGACTATCCGAGGCCAGGTAAAACGAGGAACAGGCCTTCTTAACAATGACCTCTATAGGGGCCAATTGGTCTGGAATAAGTGTTCTTATATAAAGAACCCTAAAACCGGAAAGAAAGTCGCTAAACCAAATCCTGAAAGTAAGTGGGAAACCTATGAAGTTCCTGAACTTCGTATTATCTCAGACGAGCTCTGGCAGCAGGTTAAAGACCGCCAGCAATCCATGACAAAGGAAATGTCAAAGGATGAAAACGGAAATGCCTTAAATCGTGCCCATCGCACTAAACACCTTCTATCTGGCCTTATCAAATGCGGAGAATGCGGAAGTCCATTCGTCATGATTGGTGGCGATAGTTATGGCTGTAACAATGCCCGTAAGAAAGGCATCTGTAAGAACAAGGTTTCTGTTAAACGCAAGACATTCGAAAAACATATTCTGGATGCCCTGAAGCATAAAATGCTTGCACCAGAAGTCATTAAAAATGCTGTCTCTAAATATGAACAGGCTATACGTGATGTTAGGGAAGGTCAGACTGTTGATAAAAGTGTTCTTAGGGCACGTATTAAAGAGATTGAGAATAAGCAGTCTAAATTGATTGCAGCTGTTGAAGCTGGAATGATGACAGAGCAGATTGTGGAACGTTCAAAGCAGTTGGACAAAGAAAAAGTCAAATTGCAGGAAGAACTGGAAGACATCCAAACTCAAGTTGAAGAAATTCCTTCAGCAGAAGTTCTGGAAGAAGT encodes:
- a CDS encoding recombinase family protein codes for the protein MVRAAVYARYSSELQRAQSIEDQLESCRRYIKSKGFDLVGTYEDAAVSGSSIHGRKGFQNLKADADNNKFDIVVAESVDRFARNLADVSSLNDEFNFLGIKLHTVSNGELSSLIIGIMGGIAQNQLEEIRVKTIRGQRGKVLEGLSAGGIAYGYKQKPDGEKGEREIEPYEAEIVKRIFTSYLNGMSPRKIAATLNEEGIPGPSNRDWQDTTIRGQVKRGTGLLNNDLYRGQLVWNKCSYIKNPKTGKKVAKPNPESKWETYEVPELRIISDELWQQVKDRQQSMTKEMSKDENGNALNRAHRTKHLLSGLIKCGECGSPFVMIGGDSYGCNNARKKGICKNKVSVKRKTFEKHILDALKHKMLAPEVIKNAVSKYEQAIRDVREGQTVDKSVLRARIKEIENKQSKLIAAVEAGMMTEQIVERSKQLDKEKVKLQEELEDIQTQVEEIPSAEVLEEVYRLHMDNMLTLVNSKEYPDSGFAEPIRKQIKEITCYPDEDYKTLKIMLEGSFAALVEDYTEHKIEEAASNETASTS